In Paraburkholderia caribensis, a single window of DNA contains:
- the hemF gene encoding oxygen-dependent coproporphyrinogen oxidase — protein MTDSIHDANDTQTVRSWMQGLQTRIADALGAFDGTPLATDSWQRAPGEKLRGGGCTRILEDGQFFERAGIGFSDVQGDALPGSASALRPQLAGRGFEAMGVSLVLHPRNPYCPTVHMNVRLLVATKAGEAPVFWFGGGMDLTPYYGFEEDAQHFHRVCRDALQPYGDDLYPRFKRWCDDYFFLKHRNEPRGIGGIFFDDYAEPGFEQSFAMVKSVGDAFLDAYLPIVEKRRNMPYGEAQRDFQAYRRGRYVEFNLVFDRGTLFGLQSGGRTESILMSMPPVVNWRYNWQPEPGTPEARLTSDFLVPREWV, from the coding sequence ATGACCGATTCGATTCACGACGCCAACGATACCCAGACGGTCCGCAGCTGGATGCAAGGCCTGCAGACGCGGATCGCCGACGCGCTCGGCGCATTCGACGGCACGCCGCTCGCCACCGACAGCTGGCAGCGCGCGCCCGGTGAAAAGCTGCGTGGCGGCGGCTGCACGCGCATTCTGGAAGACGGCCAGTTCTTCGAGCGCGCGGGCATCGGCTTCTCGGATGTGCAAGGCGACGCGCTGCCCGGCTCGGCCAGCGCGCTGCGCCCGCAACTGGCGGGGCGCGGATTCGAGGCGATGGGCGTGTCGCTGGTGCTGCACCCGCGCAACCCGTACTGCCCGACGGTCCACATGAACGTGCGGCTGCTCGTCGCGACGAAAGCAGGCGAAGCGCCCGTGTTCTGGTTCGGCGGCGGCATGGATCTGACGCCCTACTACGGCTTCGAAGAGGACGCGCAGCATTTTCACCGCGTCTGCCGCGATGCGCTGCAACCATACGGCGACGATCTGTACCCGCGCTTCAAGCGCTGGTGCGACGACTATTTTTTCCTGAAACACCGCAACGAGCCGCGCGGCATCGGCGGGATTTTCTTCGACGACTACGCGGAGCCTGGCTTCGAGCAGTCGTTCGCGATGGTCAAGAGCGTCGGCGACGCGTTTCTGGACGCCTATCTGCCCATCGTCGAAAAACGCCGCAACATGCCGTACGGCGAGGCCCAGCGCGACTTCCAGGCCTACCGGCGCGGCCGGTACGTCGAGTTCAACCTCGTCTTCGACCGTGGCACACTGTTCGGGCTGCAAAGCGGCGGCCGCACGGAATCGATCCTGATGTCGATGCCGCCTGTCGTAAACTGGCGCTACAACTGGCAGCCCGAACCGGGCACGCCGGAGGCGCGCCTGACCAGCGACTTTCTCGTTCCGCGCGAGTGGGTCTGA
- a CDS encoding nicotinate-nucleotide adenylyltransferase: MNPTAQSVAPQRALRRRIGILGGTFDPIHDGHLALARRFAEALDLTELVLMPAGQPWQKADVSAAEDRLAMTRAAAASLTLPGVTVSVATDEIEHDGPTYTVETLRRWREREGADASISLLIGADQLVRLDTWRDWQRLFDYAHIAAATRPGFDVTAVPAPVAAAIAQRAAQAGTLRATPAGHLLIDTSLALDVSATDIRAHLRAWFENDADASASGAAVQVQSAPDHVPTAVWDYIVQHHLYQHR, from the coding sequence CTGAATCCGACCGCTCAATCCGTCGCACCTCAACGGGCATTGCGCCGACGCATCGGCATACTCGGCGGCACGTTCGACCCGATCCACGACGGCCACCTCGCGCTCGCGCGACGTTTCGCCGAGGCGCTCGATCTGACCGAACTCGTGCTGATGCCGGCTGGCCAGCCGTGGCAGAAGGCGGATGTATCGGCGGCCGAAGACCGGCTCGCCATGACGCGCGCGGCCGCTGCGTCGTTGACGCTGCCGGGCGTGACCGTCAGCGTCGCCACGGATGAAATCGAGCACGACGGCCCCACTTATACGGTCGAAACACTGCGGCGCTGGCGCGAGCGCGAAGGCGCGGACGCGTCGATCTCGCTTCTGATCGGCGCCGACCAGCTCGTGCGGCTCGACACGTGGCGAGACTGGCAGCGTCTGTTCGACTATGCGCATATCGCCGCCGCGACACGCCCGGGTTTCGACGTAACGGCCGTGCCGGCTCCCGTCGCGGCAGCCATCGCGCAGCGCGCGGCGCAAGCCGGCACGCTGCGGGCGACACCCGCCGGGCATTTGCTGATCGACACGTCGCTTGCGTTGGACGTGTCGGCCACCGACATCCGCGCGCATCTGCGCGCGTGGTTCGAAAACGATGCGGACGCCTCTGCAAGCGGCGCTGCCGTGCAAGTGCAGTCCGCACCAGATCATGTCCCCACTGCTGTGTGGGACTATATTGTTCAACATCATCTGTACCAACATCGGTAA
- the rsfS gene encoding ribosome silencing factor produces MDIRKLQRAIVDGLEDVKAQDIRVFNTSHLTELFDRVIVASGTSNRQTKALASSVREKVKEAGGDIISTEGEDIGEWVLVDCGDAVVHILQPALRQYYNLEEIWGDKPVRVKLSTPNPFGGARPSEPFDDEDEEEDAPVARPARKAPARRRS; encoded by the coding sequence ATGGATATACGCAAGCTGCAACGCGCGATCGTCGACGGACTCGAAGACGTCAAGGCGCAAGACATCAGGGTGTTCAACACCAGCCACCTCACCGAACTGTTCGACCGCGTGATCGTCGCGAGCGGCACGTCGAACCGCCAGACCAAGGCGCTTGCGTCCAGCGTGCGCGAAAAGGTCAAGGAAGCGGGCGGCGACATCATCAGCACCGAGGGCGAAGACATCGGCGAATGGGTGCTGGTGGACTGCGGCGATGCCGTCGTGCACATCCTTCAGCCGGCCCTGCGCCAGTACTACAACCTCGAAGAGATCTGGGGCGACAAGCCGGTGCGCGTGAAGCTGTCGACGCCGAACCCGTTCGGCGGCGCCCGTCCGTCAGAGCCGTTCGACGACGAGGACGAAGAGGAAGATGCACCCGTCGCGCGTCCCGCGCGCAAGGCACCTGCCCGCCGCCGCTCGTGA
- the rlmH gene encoding 23S rRNA (pseudouridine(1915)-N(3))-methyltransferase RlmH, which yields MKLHIVAVGHKMPDWIATGFDEYAKRMPPELRIELRELKPEQRSSGRSAESVMAAERQKIEAALPKNARIVALDERGKDWTTMQLANALPSWQQDGRDVAFLIGGADGLDPELKARADMLLRLSSLTLPHAMVRVLLAEQLYRAWTITQNHPYHRA from the coding sequence ATGAAACTGCATATCGTCGCGGTTGGCCACAAGATGCCCGACTGGATCGCCACGGGCTTCGACGAGTACGCGAAGCGCATGCCGCCCGAGCTGCGCATCGAATTGCGCGAACTCAAGCCGGAGCAGCGTTCGTCTGGCCGCTCGGCCGAAAGCGTGATGGCCGCCGAGCGCCAGAAAATCGAAGCCGCGTTGCCGAAGAACGCGCGCATCGTCGCGCTCGATGAACGCGGCAAGGACTGGACCACGATGCAGCTCGCCAACGCCCTGCCCTCGTGGCAACAGGATGGGCGCGACGTCGCGTTTCTGATCGGCGGTGCAGACGGGCTCGACCCCGAACTGAAGGCGCGCGCGGACATGCTGCTGCGTCTGTCGAGCCTGACGCTGCCGCACGCGATGGTCCGTGTGCTGCTTGCCGAACAACTGTATCGCGCGTGGACCATCACGCAGAATCATCCGTATCATCGGGCCTGA
- a CDS encoding Maf family protein, with protein sequence MSNQSAVFPFVYLASQSPRRQELLTQLGVRFELLLPRPDEDAEALEAELPGERAHDYVMRVCVAKAHAARARLVAGGHANAPILVADTTVTIDDAILGKPIDADDAVAMLTRLAGRDHEVLTSVAVVDADGELLAPALSVSRVRFAAVQSDALRRYAASGEPLGKAGAYGIQGRAAEFIEHIDGSYSGIMGLPLFETAALLRAASIDF encoded by the coding sequence ATGTCCAATCAGTCCGCTGTCTTTCCGTTCGTCTATCTCGCGTCGCAAAGCCCGCGCCGCCAGGAGTTGCTCACGCAATTGGGCGTGCGTTTCGAACTGCTGCTGCCGCGCCCCGACGAAGACGCGGAAGCGCTCGAGGCCGAGTTGCCCGGCGAGCGCGCGCACGACTACGTGATGCGCGTGTGCGTCGCGAAGGCGCATGCGGCGCGCGCGCGGCTGGTCGCGGGCGGCCACGCGAATGCGCCCATCCTCGTTGCCGACACAACCGTCACGATCGACGACGCGATTCTCGGCAAGCCGATCGATGCCGACGACGCCGTCGCGATGCTGACTCGGCTCGCGGGCCGCGATCATGAAGTGCTGACGTCCGTGGCCGTCGTCGATGCAGATGGCGAACTGCTCGCGCCCGCGCTATCGGTATCGCGCGTGCGCTTTGCTGCAGTGCAAAGCGATGCGCTGCGCCGTTACGCAGCAAGCGGCGAGCCGCTCGGCAAGGCGGGCGCGTATGGCATTCAGGGGCGCGCAGCGGAGTTTATCGAGCATATCGACGGGTCCTATTCAGGTATCATGGGTTTGCCATTGTTTGAAACCGCTGCTCTTCTACGTGCGGCGAGCATCGACTTCTAA
- the rng gene encoding ribonuclease G — protein sequence MNEEILINVTPQETRVALVQQGAVQELHVERTLSRGRVGNVYLGKVVRVLPGMQSAFIDIGLERAAFLHVADIWHPRLAGDTQQQVPHQPIEKIVFEGQTLMVQVVKDPIGTKGARLSTQVSIAGRTLVYLPQEPHIGISQKIESEAEREAVRARLTSVLPVDEKGGYIVRTIAEDSSSEELAADVAYLRKTWTTILSQGQRMPPTSLLYQDLNLAQRVLRDFVNDETTRIQVDSRETYQMLAEFAAEFTPAVSSKLHHYTGERPLFDLYNIETEIQRALSRRVDLKSGGYLVIDQTEAMTTIDVNTGGYVGARNFDDTIFKTNLEAAHTIARQLRLRNLGGVIIIDFIDMENVEHRDQVLNELKKALSRDRTRVTVNGFSQLGLVEMTRKRTRESLAHVLCEPCPVCQGKGQVKTARTVCYDVLREILRESRQFNPREFRVVASQQVIDLFLEEESQHLAMLIDFIGKPVSLQVESNLSQEQYDIVLM from the coding sequence ATGAACGAAGAAATCCTGATTAACGTTACGCCACAGGAGACGCGCGTAGCGTTGGTCCAGCAGGGCGCAGTGCAGGAGCTTCACGTCGAGCGCACGCTGTCACGCGGGCGCGTCGGCAATGTCTATCTCGGCAAGGTGGTGCGGGTGCTGCCGGGCATGCAGTCCGCGTTTATCGATATCGGTCTGGAACGCGCCGCGTTTCTACATGTTGCCGATATCTGGCATCCGCGGCTCGCGGGCGACACGCAACAGCAGGTGCCGCATCAGCCCATCGAGAAGATCGTCTTCGAAGGGCAAACGCTGATGGTCCAGGTCGTCAAGGACCCGATCGGCACGAAAGGCGCGCGGCTGTCCACGCAGGTGAGCATCGCCGGGCGCACGCTCGTCTATCTGCCGCAGGAACCGCATATCGGCATTTCGCAAAAGATCGAAAGCGAAGCCGAGCGCGAAGCCGTGCGTGCGCGTCTGACATCGGTGTTGCCCGTCGACGAGAAAGGCGGCTACATCGTACGCACCATCGCCGAAGACTCGTCGAGCGAAGAGCTTGCTGCTGACGTCGCCTATCTGCGCAAGACATGGACAACGATACTCTCGCAAGGGCAGCGCATGCCGCCCACGAGTCTGCTTTATCAGGACCTGAATCTCGCGCAGCGCGTGCTGCGCGACTTCGTCAATGACGAGACCACGCGCATTCAGGTGGATTCGCGCGAGACGTATCAGATGCTCGCGGAGTTCGCGGCCGAGTTCACGCCTGCGGTGTCGTCGAAGCTCCATCACTACACGGGCGAGCGTCCGCTCTTCGATCTGTACAACATCGAGACGGAAATCCAGCGCGCGTTGTCGAGGCGTGTCGATCTGAAGTCGGGCGGCTATCTGGTGATCGACCAGACGGAAGCGATGACGACCATCGATGTCAACACGGGCGGCTACGTCGGCGCGCGCAATTTCGACGACACGATCTTCAAGACCAATCTCGAAGCGGCGCATACCATCGCGCGTCAGTTGCGGCTGCGCAATCTGGGCGGCGTGATCATCATCGACTTCATCGATATGGAAAACGTCGAGCATCGCGATCAGGTGCTCAACGAACTCAAGAAGGCACTTTCACGCGACCGCACCCGCGTGACGGTGAACGGGTTCTCGCAGCTCGGGCTCGTCGAGATGACGCGAAAGCGTACGCGTGAGTCGCTTGCGCATGTATTGTGCGAGCCTTGCCCTGTTTGCCAGGGCAAGGGGCAGGTGAAGACGGCGCGTACCGTGTGCTATGACGTGCTGCGGGAAATTCTGCGTGAGTCCCGCCAGTTCAATCCGCGCGAGTTTCGCGTGGTCGCGTCGCAGCAGGTGATCGATCTGTTTCTCGAAGAAGAATCCCAACATCTGGCCATGCTGATTGATTTCATCGGCAAGCCGGTTTCATTGCAGGTCGAGTCGAATCTGAGTCAGGAGCAGTACGACATCGTGCTGATGTGA
- a CDS encoding O-antigen ligase family protein: MQHATRDSYPLILARSFALIALFAVPLSTAGVNIAATLFAVCALLSPEVWRNWRSLFTDRVCVAALLLAAALTLSLAWTTADRVHALDFLMKYRKLIYLPLLILTFRDCRTTAWTTVAKWALFSALTLLLLLSCSNYFGWTSIGSWHSNTDPIRRAWVFKDHIAAGIMMALLFYLALSFAKQSRARAAKVALYVVALLAIVNVLLMMQGRTGQIIAILFILIYVVTYFTSLRGVKPWVRWGSGAVLVAIAGSLVYAALHSHGSRLAETNDEISAYETSNKNTSMGVRIVFYRRSLELLAERPIIGHGVGTVQDEFDAYARNNTGAAAATAGNPHNEFLLMGVQLGAVGIALFVFLLVQIGRTAIELREPARTIVFAYLFAFTIGCFANSLLLNFTEGNLFIFLIGIFLSCRRGTPSQTEERLGR, encoded by the coding sequence ATGCAACACGCTACAAGAGATTCGTATCCCCTGATCCTTGCGCGAAGTTTCGCGCTCATCGCGCTGTTTGCCGTGCCGTTGTCGACGGCCGGCGTCAATATCGCGGCGACCCTGTTTGCGGTGTGCGCGCTGCTGTCGCCCGAAGTGTGGCGCAACTGGCGCTCGCTGTTCACCGACCGTGTGTGCGTCGCAGCGCTGCTGCTCGCTGCCGCGCTGACGCTGAGCCTTGCATGGACGACGGCGGACCGCGTGCACGCGCTGGACTTCCTGATGAAGTACCGCAAGCTGATCTATTTGCCGCTGCTGATCCTGACGTTCCGCGATTGCCGCACGACCGCGTGGACGACGGTCGCGAAGTGGGCGCTATTTAGCGCGCTGACGCTTTTGCTGCTGCTGTCATGCTCGAATTACTTCGGCTGGACGTCCATTGGCTCGTGGCATTCGAATACCGATCCGATCCGCAGGGCGTGGGTCTTCAAGGACCATATCGCCGCGGGCATCATGATGGCGCTGCTGTTTTACCTGGCGCTGAGCTTCGCGAAGCAGTCGCGCGCGCGGGCCGCGAAGGTGGCGCTCTACGTCGTCGCGCTGCTGGCCATCGTCAACGTGCTGCTGATGATGCAGGGGCGCACGGGCCAGATCATCGCGATTCTTTTCATCCTGATTTACGTCGTGACGTACTTCACCTCGCTACGCGGCGTGAAGCCGTGGGTCCGGTGGGGGAGCGGCGCCGTGCTGGTGGCCATTGCGGGTAGTCTCGTGTACGCGGCGCTGCATTCGCACGGTTCGCGGCTCGCGGAAACGAACGACGAAATCAGCGCATACGAAACGTCCAACAAGAACACGTCGATGGGCGTACGCATCGTGTTCTACCGGCGCAGCCTTGAATTACTGGCTGAGCGCCCGATCATCGGCCACGGCGTGGGCACGGTGCAGGACGAGTTCGACGCATACGCGCGCAACAACACGGGTGCCGCCGCGGCCACGGCAGGCAATCCGCACAATGAATTTCTGCTGATGGGCGTTCAGTTGGGCGCGGTCGGCATTGCGCTATTCGTGTTTCTGCTCGTGCAGATCGGTCGGACCGCGATCGAATTGCGCGAGCCGGCGCGCACGATCGTGTTCGCTTATCTATTCGCTTTTACGATCGGCTGCTTTGCGAACTCGCTGTTGCTCAACTTTACCGAAGGGAATCTGTTTATCTTCCTCATCGGCATTTTCTTGAGTTGTCGTCGAGGCACGCCTTCGCAGACGGAAGAGCGCCTCGGCAGGTAA
- a CDS encoding glycosyltransferase family 4 protein, producing the protein MIHIFNGFHNPNGGSEQEALRLYELLHGRGDVQLWSTSSRTSEELSAAFPIRRLAPLKGSVPRGGTYVFVGAHWRNRAWPYFAARPERLVYVFNTFHPKLLALTSTPPPLLRWPATEFVLISAFQSRLLGVKGEIQPSPIDIGRFAPRVRDTRAQPVIGRLSRDTADKHHPDDIAVYRTLAERGCKLLLQGATTLAAALPQDDAIRLLPEGAMAAPDFLHELDIFYYRTGEHVETFGRVVLEAMACGLPVVCHRHGGYADVVRHGENGYLFDTSEEALAILAELVAQPALRAKIGAAARRTVEELYSPAALDARSAFYLRGATR; encoded by the coding sequence ATGATTCACATCTTCAACGGCTTTCACAATCCGAACGGCGGCAGCGAGCAGGAGGCACTGCGCCTGTACGAGCTGCTGCACGGCAGGGGCGACGTGCAGCTCTGGAGCACGTCGTCGCGGACGTCCGAGGAACTGTCGGCGGCCTTTCCGATCCGCCGGCTCGCTCCGCTCAAGGGCAGCGTGCCGCGCGGCGGCACGTATGTGTTCGTCGGCGCCCATTGGCGCAACCGGGCGTGGCCGTATTTCGCGGCCCGCCCCGAGCGGCTCGTGTACGTGTTCAATACGTTTCATCCGAAGCTGCTCGCGCTGACGTCGACGCCGCCGCCGCTGTTGCGCTGGCCCGCGACCGAATTCGTGCTGATTTCCGCGTTTCAGTCCCGGCTGTTGGGCGTGAAGGGCGAGATCCAGCCGTCGCCGATCGATATCGGCCGCTTTGCGCCGCGCGTGCGTGACACTCGCGCGCAACCGGTAATCGGCCGTCTGAGCCGCGATACGGCTGACAAGCATCATCCCGACGACATCGCCGTGTACAGGACCCTTGCTGAGCGCGGCTGCAAGCTGCTGCTGCAAGGCGCGACGACGCTGGCGGCGGCATTGCCGCAAGACGACGCGATCCGTCTGTTGCCCGAGGGCGCGATGGCCGCGCCGGACTTTCTGCACGAGCTCGATATCTTCTACTACCGCACGGGCGAGCACGTCGAGACGTTCGGCCGCGTGGTGCTCGAGGCGATGGCGTGCGGTTTGCCCGTCGTGTGCCACCGGCACGGCGGCTACGCCGATGTTGTGCGGCATGGCGAGAACGGGTATCTGTTCGATACATCCGAAGAAGCGCTGGCGATACTTGCCGAACTCGTTGCGCAGCCGGCGTTGCGCGCGAAGATCGGTGCTGCCGCGCGCCGGACCGTCGAGGAACTGTATTCCCCAGCGGCGCTCGATGCCCGCAGCGCGTTCTATCTGCGCGGCGCCACGCGATGA
- the msbA gene encoding lipid A export permease/ATP-binding protein MsbA encodes MSAKPTLSKPIGSREATSTVVVLRRLWPYVKPLIWTVVAAILTMGVVAATEAGIPALLKPLLDHGFGAHSSDSAKWFVPLAIIGLALLRGVTQYASGYLLSYVSNRILLDLRLTMFNRMIHSSVSFFQRETASTVINAIVFEVNQILNVLIGVMVTLVRDSLTVVFLLGYLFYLNWRLTLIVAVLLPGIGWLVGKINRRLRRLNREHQTLTNELSYIVEETVGGYKVVKVHNGERYEIDRFTEMSKQLRGYSMRMTVSGGLAQPLTQFLASIALAVVITIAVVQSSHDQTTVGGFVAFVTSMLLIISPLKHLMDVNQPLQRGMTAAELIFGLIDEPSEPPGGGRKLERSTGEVEFRDVSFRYGASGPMQRQTLDSVSFKVAPGEMVALAGPSGSGKTTLVNLLPRFFDPSGGQVLVDGVALPEYDIHELRSQIAMVSQDVVLFNDTIANNVAYGQTADAERVKAALHAANLWDTVAAMPNGIETLIGDNGMMLSGGQRQRLAIARAVYKDAPILILDEATSALDSESERHVQAALETLMKGRTTLVIAHRLSTIERADRILVLDAGRIVERGSHRELLAQNGLYAHLHRIQFQQHAA; translated from the coding sequence TTGAGCGCCAAGCCAACGTTAAGCAAGCCCATCGGCTCCCGTGAAGCAACGTCGACTGTCGTCGTCCTGCGCCGGCTGTGGCCGTATGTGAAGCCGCTCATCTGGACCGTTGTCGCCGCCATCCTCACGATGGGCGTCGTCGCCGCCACCGAGGCGGGGATTCCCGCACTGCTCAAGCCGCTGCTCGACCACGGCTTCGGCGCGCACAGCAGCGACAGCGCGAAATGGTTCGTGCCGCTCGCCATCATCGGCCTCGCGCTGTTGCGCGGCGTCACGCAGTACGCGTCGGGCTATCTGCTGTCCTACGTGTCGAACCGCATCCTGCTGGATCTGCGGCTGACCATGTTCAACCGGATGATACACAGCAGTGTTTCGTTCTTTCAGCGCGAGACGGCCAGCACGGTCATCAACGCAATCGTCTTCGAGGTCAACCAGATCCTGAACGTGCTGATCGGCGTGATGGTGACGCTCGTGCGCGATTCGCTGACGGTCGTGTTCCTGCTCGGTTACCTGTTCTACCTGAACTGGCGCCTGACGCTGATCGTCGCGGTGCTGCTGCCGGGCATCGGCTGGCTGGTCGGCAAGATCAACCGCCGGCTGCGTCGCCTGAACCGCGAGCATCAGACGCTCACCAACGAGTTGTCCTATATCGTCGAGGAGACGGTAGGCGGCTACAAGGTCGTCAAGGTGCACAACGGCGAGCGGTACGAGATCGACCGTTTCACGGAAATGAGCAAGCAGCTGCGCGGCTATTCGATGCGCATGACGGTATCGGGCGGCCTCGCGCAGCCGCTGACGCAGTTTCTGGCATCGATCGCGCTCGCGGTCGTGATCACGATTGCCGTCGTGCAGTCGTCGCACGACCAGACTACAGTCGGCGGCTTTGTCGCGTTCGTGACGTCGATGTTGCTGATCATCTCCCCGCTCAAGCATCTGATGGACGTGAATCAGCCGTTGCAACGCGGGATGACGGCGGCCGAACTGATCTTCGGACTGATCGACGAGCCGTCGGAGCCGCCGGGCGGCGGGCGCAAACTCGAGCGTTCGACGGGCGAGGTCGAATTCCGCGACGTGTCGTTCAGGTACGGCGCGAGCGGACCGATGCAGCGGCAGACGCTCGATAGCGTGTCGTTCAAGGTCGCGCCCGGTGAAATGGTCGCGCTGGCCGGCCCATCGGGCAGCGGCAAGACGACGCTCGTGAACCTGCTGCCGCGCTTCTTCGATCCGAGCGGCGGGCAGGTGCTGGTCGACGGCGTCGCGTTGCCGGAGTACGACATTCATGAATTGCGCAGCCAGATCGCGATGGTGAGCCAGGACGTCGTGCTGTTCAACGACACGATCGCGAACAACGTCGCCTACGGGCAGACGGCCGACGCCGAACGCGTGAAGGCGGCCTTGCATGCGGCCAATCTGTGGGACACGGTGGCGGCGATGCCGAACGGCATCGAGACGCTGATCGGCGACAACGGCATGATGCTGTCGGGCGGCCAGCGCCAGCGTCTCGCGATCGCACGCGCGGTGTACAAGGACGCGCCCATCCTGATTCTCGACGAAGCCACGTCTGCGCTCGATTCCGAATCCGAGCGCCACGTGCAGGCCGCGCTCGAAACGCTGATGAAGGGCCGCACGACGCTCGTGATCGCGCACCGGCTGTCGACCATCGAGCGCGCGGACCGCATCCTCGTGCTCGACGCGGGACGCATCGTCGAGCGAGGCAGCCATCGCGAACTGCTCGCGCAGAACGGGCTGTACGCGCATCTGCATCGCATCCAGTTCCAGCAGCATGCGGCGTGA
- a CDS encoding glycosyltransferase family 2 protein: MTQPTLGVALITKNAALRLDECLRAVAFADEIVVVDSGSTDRTVEIARAHGARVLTHTDWPGFGPQKNRALDALGTAWVLSIDADEIVTPELAVSIAGVLAAPAADVYAVDRLSAFCGHWVRHGGWYPDWIPRLFKRGAARFSDDLVHERLVFDSPAKRLEGKLMHHSYEDFEAVLRKLDAYSTAGAQQRHAAGQRGSFGKAVARGAWAFVRTYFLRRGFLDGRAGFMIAMFNAETVYYRFLKLAQLGREGASGR; the protein is encoded by the coding sequence ATGACACAACCCACACTCGGCGTCGCGCTCATCACGAAGAACGCCGCGCTCCGCCTCGACGAATGCCTGCGCGCCGTCGCATTCGCCGACGAGATCGTCGTCGTCGACAGCGGCAGCACCGACCGCACCGTCGAGATCGCCCGCGCACACGGCGCGCGCGTGCTGACACACACCGACTGGCCCGGCTTCGGCCCGCAGAAGAACCGCGCGCTGGATGCGCTCGGCACGGCCTGGGTGCTGTCGATCGACGCCGACGAGATCGTCACGCCGGAACTGGCCGTGTCGATTGCGGGCGTGCTCGCCGCGCCCGCCGCCGATGTCTATGCAGTCGACCGCCTGTCCGCCTTCTGCGGACATTGGGTGCGCCACGGCGGCTGGTATCCCGACTGGATTCCGCGCCTCTTCAAACGCGGCGCCGCGCGCTTCTCGGACGACCTCGTGCACGAGCGGCTCGTGTTCGATTCGCCCGCGAAGCGGCTGGAAGGCAAGCTGATGCACCACTCGTACGAAGACTTCGAGGCGGTGCTGCGCAAGCTCGACGCGTATTCGACGGCAGGCGCGCAACAGCGGCATGCGGCAGGTCAACGCGGCAGCTTCGGCAAGGCCGTCGCACGAGGCGCCTGGGCGTTCGTGCGAACCTATTTCTTGCGGCGTGGATTTCTCGACGGCCGGGCGGGTTTCATGATCGCGATGTTCAATGCGGAAACCGTGTATTACCGGTTTCTGAAGCTTGCGCAACTCGGCCGCGAAGGCGCTTCGGGTCGTTGA